In the genome of Massilia sp. PAMC28688, one region contains:
- a CDS encoding OBAP family protein, which translates to MTKKLLVGLAALAVSSVGWAQTPPVPGDPKTPKTMALEAGAKVLQSNTPLKPFDVYIVGFHPMKEQPEHQMEAHHYCHQVNEDFAQCALFDSSTKNARLNGVEYIISEKLFATLPAEERAFWHPHNGEILSGQLIAPGIPAAAEKALMRQKMNSYGKTWHLWNTGHEGMAADQLPLGPAKLAWSFSRDGEAIPAMIERRDRRMDVSTAKKRQQRADLQQLAKPQDGVDALKGKFGRPTTDIPGVRAATAGGNP; encoded by the coding sequence ATGACTAAGAAATTGTTGGTCGGGTTGGCTGCGTTGGCAGTGAGCAGCGTTGGGTGGGCGCAGACGCCGCCTGTTCCTGGCGATCCAAAGACACCCAAGACCATGGCGCTGGAAGCTGGTGCCAAAGTGTTGCAATCGAACACGCCGCTGAAGCCTTTCGATGTCTACATAGTCGGGTTTCATCCGATGAAAGAGCAGCCCGAGCATCAAATGGAGGCGCATCATTACTGTCACCAGGTCAATGAGGATTTTGCTCAGTGCGCCCTGTTTGACAGCAGCACAAAAAACGCGCGGCTCAACGGCGTGGAATACATCATCTCGGAAAAGCTGTTTGCCACCCTGCCGGCAGAGGAACGGGCATTCTGGCATCCTCATAACGGCGAAATTCTTTCTGGCCAATTGATCGCGCCGGGCATTCCTGCCGCTGCCGAGAAAGCCTTGATGCGCCAAAAGATGAACAGTTACGGCAAAACGTGGCACCTGTGGAATACCGGGCACGAAGGCATGGCGGCTGATCAGTTGCCACTGGGACCAGCAAAGCTGGCCTGGTCGTTCAGCCGGGATGGGGAAGCCATTCCCGCGATGATTGAAAGGCGCGACCGGCGAATGGATGTGAGCACGGCGAAAAAGCGCCAGCAGCGTGCCGATTTGCAGCAACTGGCCAAACCGCAAGACGGTGTGGATGCTTTGAAGGGCAAGTTCGGGCGGCCCACGACAGACATTCCCGGGGTGCGAGCTGCCACGGCAGGTGGCAATCCTTGA
- a CDS encoding RNA polymerase sigma factor yields MRPEIDLIQPLVRLRTNPQASGRASAELAALLAACARADPRAFAQLYTLVAPRLRRCVMRLTSQHDIVDDIVQESLIAIWRQAHTYEFHHASPMTWMSAIVRHKTFDHFRAQRVRANADDHFFFDCTHEENIAHSPCSLLESRQRTSEVARCLHQLLATQRQAIELAYMQELTHEEVAAKLQKPLGTVKTWIRRGVLDLRRQMGSRRCHGAQRVLPQQPLQPGLACA; encoded by the coding sequence ATGCGACCCGAGATTGACCTTATCCAACCGCTTGTCCGGTTGCGCACGAACCCGCAAGCCAGCGGCCGGGCCAGTGCGGAACTCGCCGCGCTGCTGGCCGCCTGCGCCCGGGCCGACCCGCGCGCATTTGCCCAACTGTACACCCTGGTTGCGCCCCGTCTGCGGCGCTGCGTCATGCGCCTGACCAGTCAGCACGACATCGTGGATGATATCGTGCAGGAAAGCCTGATTGCCATCTGGCGCCAAGCCCACACTTACGAATTCCATCACGCCAGCCCGATGACCTGGATGAGCGCCATCGTGCGCCACAAAACCTTTGATCATTTTCGTGCTCAGCGCGTGCGTGCCAATGCCGACGACCATTTTTTCTTCGACTGCACGCATGAAGAAAACATTGCTCACTCACCCTGTAGCCTGCTGGAATCGCGCCAACGCACCTCGGAAGTCGCGCGCTGTCTGCACCAACTGCTCGCTACCCAACGCCAGGCGATCGAATTGGCGTACATGCAGGAATTGACCCACGAAGAAGTGGCGGCAAAGCTTCAAAAGCCGCTGGGCACGGTCAAGACCTGGATCCGGCGTGGCGTTCTCGACCTGCGGCGCCAGATGGGCTCCAGGCGCTGCCACGGTGCGCAGCGTGTTCTGCCACAGCAGCCTTTACAGCCGGGCCTGGCATGCGCTTGA
- a CDS encoding DUF5682 family protein produces the protein MTVHLFGIRHHGPGCARSLAQALEQLQPDAILIEGPPEADDLLCLAADADMKPPVALLVYVPAMPQHAVYFPFAQFSPEWQAISYGQAHGVPTRFIDLPMAHTLAAGMTVHEPDEEMARQVSSSGDALAGLAQAAGFADTETWWDHLVEQRHDSLELFAAIEEMMTVARHALNDPLPAREAQREAHMRQMIRQAVKQGHQNIAVICGAWHVPALRQMPTAKHDKDLLSDLPKAKVAATWTPWTYGRLSLDSGYGAGVQAPGWYHHLWHTPHKASIYWLTDAVRLLRNHGLDASSAHVIEALRLADTLASLRERSRAGLGELLEALQSVLFGDSDAPLRLIERELLVNDRLGAVPAATPTLPLTQDVRQLQKRLRMAPRADQVDLDLDLRQTSQLEKSTFLHRLQLLGIDWGKTRTVSGKSGSFHERWVLAWEPDFELKLIEANVWGATLELACDGFLRHKASQVQQLPELTALVEGMLLADVRLAVPVLMERMQAIAAGTHDAGMLLAAVAPLANVLRYGNVRGTDTGSVGTVVDGLVQRACIALPVAARGINEEAAQALLGKMIQADSALSLLQHPEHKAAWHAALAECVRLQAHALIAGRAVRLLFEQEYWSVEQCAQALSLACTNPVNPSATAEWLEGFLRGSGLLLIVNDALWQILHGWVAGLSDDAFVELLPLLRRTFSTFEAAERRQLGERVVHGSAALPQAAVASEVDEQRAALVLPILHLLTGPRAPTEEAA, from the coding sequence ATGACGGTCCACCTGTTCGGCATCCGCCACCATGGTCCGGGCTGCGCGCGCAGCCTGGCGCAGGCACTCGAGCAGCTGCAGCCCGACGCCATCCTCATCGAAGGCCCGCCGGAAGCCGACGACCTGCTCTGCCTCGCCGCCGACGCAGACATGAAGCCGCCGGTGGCCCTGCTGGTCTACGTACCGGCCATGCCGCAGCACGCCGTGTACTTCCCGTTCGCGCAGTTCTCCCCCGAATGGCAAGCCATCTCATATGGCCAGGCGCATGGCGTGCCGACCCGCTTCATCGACCTGCCCATGGCGCACACGCTGGCCGCCGGCATGACGGTGCACGAGCCTGACGAAGAAATGGCGCGCCAGGTCTCCTCCAGCGGCGACGCCCTGGCAGGACTGGCGCAGGCAGCCGGCTTTGCCGATACCGAGACCTGGTGGGACCACCTGGTCGAACAGCGCCACGACAGCCTGGAACTGTTCGCGGCCATCGAAGAAATGATGACGGTGGCCCGCCATGCGCTGAACGATCCGCTGCCTGCGCGCGAAGCACAGCGCGAAGCCCACATGCGCCAGATGATCCGGCAAGCCGTCAAGCAGGGGCACCAGAACATCGCCGTCATCTGCGGCGCCTGGCACGTGCCGGCATTGCGCCAGATGCCGACCGCCAAACATGACAAGGACCTGCTGAGCGACCTGCCCAAGGCGAAGGTGGCAGCCACCTGGACGCCCTGGACCTACGGGCGGCTCAGTCTTGACAGTGGCTACGGTGCCGGCGTGCAGGCGCCGGGCTGGTATCACCACCTGTGGCACACGCCGCACAAGGCATCGATCTACTGGCTGACGGACGCTGTGCGCCTGCTGCGCAATCACGGGCTCGACGCGTCGTCGGCGCACGTGATCGAGGCCCTGCGCCTGGCTGACACCCTGGCCAGCCTGCGCGAGCGCTCGCGCGCTGGCCTGGGCGAACTGCTCGAAGCGCTGCAAAGCGTGCTGTTCGGCGACAGCGATGCACCCTTGCGGCTGATCGAGCGCGAGCTGCTCGTCAATGACAGGCTGGGAGCGGTGCCCGCGGCCACGCCCACGCTGCCCCTGACGCAGGACGTACGCCAGCTGCAAAAGCGCCTGCGCATGGCGCCGCGCGCTGACCAGGTGGACCTGGACCTGGACCTGCGCCAGACAAGCCAGCTCGAAAAAAGCACCTTCCTGCATCGCCTGCAGTTGCTGGGCATCGACTGGGGCAAGACCCGCACCGTCAGCGGCAAGAGCGGCAGCTTTCACGAGCGCTGGGTGCTGGCGTGGGAACCGGACTTCGAACTGAAACTCATCGAGGCCAATGTCTGGGGCGCGACACTGGAACTGGCGTGCGACGGCTTCTTGCGCCACAAGGCCAGCCAGGTGCAGCAGCTGCCGGAGCTGACCGCGCTGGTCGAAGGCATGCTGCTGGCCGACGTGCGCCTGGCCGTACCGGTGCTCATGGAGCGCATGCAAGCCATCGCTGCCGGCACCCATGACGCCGGCATGCTGCTCGCTGCGGTGGCGCCACTGGCCAACGTTCTTCGCTACGGGAATGTGCGCGGCACCGACACAGGCAGCGTCGGCACGGTGGTCGATGGTCTGGTGCAGCGCGCCTGCATCGCCCTGCCGGTGGCCGCACGCGGCATCAATGAAGAAGCGGCGCAGGCACTGCTTGGCAAAATGATCCAGGCTGACAGTGCGCTGTCGCTGCTGCAACATCCCGAGCACAAGGCCGCATGGCACGCGGCCCTGGCCGAGTGTGTGCGGCTGCAGGCCCACGCCCTCATCGCCGGGCGCGCCGTGCGCCTGCTGTTTGAGCAGGAGTACTGGAGCGTGGAGCAGTGCGCGCAGGCGCTGTCGCTGGCCTGTACCAATCCCGTCAACCCGAGTGCGACAGCCGAGTGGCTCGAAGGCTTCCTGCGCGGCAGCGGCCTGCTCCTGATCGTTAACGACGCCTTATGGCAAATCCTGCACGGCTGGGTGGCTGGCCTGAGCGACGACGCCTTTGTGGAACTGCTGCCGCTGCTGCGCCGCACCTTTTCCACCTTTGAAGCGGCCGAGCGACGCCAGCTGGGCGAGCGTGTGGTGCACGGCAGCGCCGCGCTCCCGCAGGCGGCCGTGGCCAGCGAAGTAGATGAGCAGCGCGCCGCGCTCGTGCTGCCCATCCTCCATCTCTTGACAGGACCGCGCGCACCAACCGAGGAAGCAGCATGA
- a CDS encoding SDR family oxidoreductase encodes MFPPHPEMPGLAGKVAMITGAASGLGAALAQVLAGAGAAIIVTDIDEPGAAAMAERLHAQGARAWPLVLDVGDAAAAAPAVAAGFDHFGRLDILINNAGTDKTLPLEELTAEQWQRVINTNLNGPFLLSKHVAPYLRAAGGGHIVNIASTAAKRAWPNASAYHASKWGLLGLSHALHAELRPHGIKVTAVVAGGMRTPFLLERFPELDPAALQDPLDVAAAIQAVLLMSAGSVVAELTVLPMRETSWP; translated from the coding sequence ATGTTTCCCCCGCATCCTGAAATGCCTGGGCTGGCCGGCAAGGTTGCCATGATCACCGGCGCTGCAAGCGGCCTGGGGGCCGCACTGGCCCAGGTGCTGGCTGGCGCCGGCGCCGCCATCATCGTGACTGACATTGACGAACCCGGCGCCGCCGCCATGGCCGAACGCCTGCACGCGCAGGGCGCGCGGGCCTGGCCACTGGTGCTGGACGTGGGTGACGCTGCTGCCGCGGCACCGGCCGTGGCCGCCGGCTTCGACCATTTCGGCAGGCTCGACATTTTGATCAACAATGCCGGCACCGATAAGACCCTGCCGCTCGAGGAACTTACTGCCGAGCAGTGGCAGCGCGTCATCAATACCAACCTCAACGGGCCGTTCCTGCTGTCCAAGCATGTAGCGCCCTATCTGCGCGCGGCCGGGGGCGGCCATATCGTCAATATCGCCTCCACCGCCGCCAAGCGCGCCTGGCCCAATGCCAGTGCCTACCATGCGAGCAAGTGGGGGTTGCTGGGCCTGTCACACGCCTTGCATGCAGAACTGCGTCCGCATGGCATCAAGGTCACGGCCGTGGTGGCCGGCGGGATGCGCACACCCTTCCTGCTTGAGCGCTTCCCCGAACTCGATCCCGCGGCGCTGCAAGACCCGCTGGACGTGGCCGCTGCCATTCAGGCGGTGCTGCTCATGTCGGCCGGTAGCGTTGTTGCGGAGCTGACCGTCCTGCCCATGCGCGAGACTTCCTGGCCATGA
- a CDS encoding DUF5691 domain-containing protein: MSFEIDLHKAILAGTERVPLAGHVSAPALQALLEPLQRDNRLWHVVAAVRLWQRAGLQPHTGVATRQPAAPETPCPRAAEHQLHLILRGIRPELLENWLALAHRHAVPLPHSALPAVLDHGVRTSALRPAISAVLGARGAWLTAQHPQWRDAYAPATCTHQALEREWELGTLARRTDALRQLRLRDAAAGLHLLEQGWPQEPPESRAALLPMLRHGLSQHDEAFLESALDDKRKEVRTVALALLASLPGSQLSQRCAARLGALFTLKPRLLGLAQPALEITLPEKADKAMKRDGAGSGSYHLLGEKAGWLADLMQSVPPEYWSRHWHMAPEQVLAIMAASDFRSALLHGLVNACANTFSAARDESRAWLTTLIGGVTRHDPGILPGAALMPAIHQLPLEQQEAIVRTWLDDCNDNRASMPNAILWAQTLGHALPPALSHAMLVAAQRVMRDNPQQSFAASGYFGTLARVLDASDPAYVRQGWPEDSWERWPQWRSPVDALIDTIEFRHTMQKSFLEKDDA; the protein is encoded by the coding sequence ATGAGCTTTGAGATCGATCTTCACAAGGCGATACTGGCCGGCACCGAGCGCGTGCCGCTGGCCGGCCACGTCTCCGCCCCCGCCCTGCAAGCGCTGCTGGAACCGCTGCAGCGCGATAACCGCCTGTGGCATGTCGTGGCCGCGGTCAGGCTGTGGCAGCGCGCCGGCCTGCAGCCGCACACTGGCGTGGCGACGCGCCAGCCAGCCGCACCTGAAACACCCTGCCCCCGCGCTGCGGAGCACCAGTTACACCTGATCCTGCGCGGCATTCGCCCGGAGCTGCTGGAAAACTGGCTGGCCCTGGCGCACAGGCATGCAGTGCCACTGCCGCACAGCGCCCTGCCAGCGGTCCTCGACCATGGCGTGCGCACGTCCGCCCTGCGGCCGGCCATCAGCGCCGTGCTGGGCGCGCGAGGTGCGTGGCTCACCGCCCAGCACCCGCAGTGGCGCGACGCCTACGCGCCCGCCACCTGCACCCACCAGGCGCTCGAGCGTGAATGGGAACTGGGCACCCTGGCGCGCCGCACCGACGCGCTGCGCCAGCTGCGCCTGCGTGATGCCGCCGCCGGCCTGCACCTGCTCGAGCAAGGCTGGCCCCAGGAACCGCCCGAAAGCCGCGCCGCGCTGCTGCCCATGCTGCGCCACGGCCTGTCGCAGCACGATGAAGCCTTCCTGGAGTCGGCGCTGGACGACAAGCGCAAGGAAGTACGCACGGTCGCGCTGGCACTGCTGGCCAGCCTGCCCGGTTCGCAGCTGAGCCAGCGCTGCGCCGCACGGTTGGGCGCCCTGTTCACCCTCAAGCCACGCCTGCTCGGCCTTGCGCAGCCTGCGCTCGAGATCACACTGCCGGAGAAAGCCGACAAAGCCATGAAGCGCGACGGCGCCGGGAGCGGCAGCTATCACCTGCTGGGCGAGAAGGCCGGATGGCTCGCAGACCTCATGCAATCCGTGCCACCGGAGTACTGGAGCCGCCACTGGCACATGGCGCCCGAGCAGGTGCTCGCGATCATGGCCGCAAGCGACTTTCGCAGCGCGCTGTTGCACGGCCTGGTCAACGCCTGCGCCAACACCTTCAGCGCCGCGCGCGACGAATCGCGCGCCTGGCTGACCACCTTGATTGGCGGCGTGACGCGCCACGATCCCGGCATTTTGCCCGGCGCCGCACTGATGCCGGCCATTCACCAGCTGCCGCTGGAACAACAGGAAGCCATCGTGCGCACCTGGCTTGACGACTGCAACGACAACCGCGCCAGCATGCCCAACGCCATCTTATGGGCGCAGACGCTGGGCCACGCGCTCCCGCCCGCCCTGTCGCACGCGATGCTGGTGGCGGCCCAGCGCGTCATGCGCGACAACCCGCAGCAATCGTTTGCCGCCAGCGGCTACTTCGGCACGCTGGCGCGGGTACTCGACGCCAGCGACCCCGCCTACGTGCGCCAGGGCTGGCCCGAAGACAGCTGGGAGCGCTGGCCGCAATGGCGCAGCCCGGTGGATGCCCTGATCGACACCATCGAATTCCGACACACAATGCAAAAGAGCTTTCTGGAAAAGGACGACGCATGA
- a CDS encoding HAD-IIIA family hydrolase, which translates to MSIRAIFLDKDGTLIEDVPHNTDPRRISLCNGAGAALRLLARLDYRLFVVSNQDGIAHGHFEETALVAVENRLGDLLFRERVSLDGFYFCPHHPQGRVTAYAVECLCRKPMPGMLIQAAREHDIDLQASWMLGDILHDVEAGNRAGCRTILIDSGNETEWRLSQHRVPTRVVADIYAAACIVAGAAGASR; encoded by the coding sequence ATGAGCATCCGCGCGATTTTCCTGGACAAGGATGGCACCTTGATTGAAGACGTGCCCCATAACACCGACCCGCGCAGGATTTCACTGTGCAATGGTGCCGGTGCCGCCCTGCGCCTGCTGGCCAGGCTGGACTACCGCCTGTTCGTGGTGAGCAACCAGGATGGCATTGCTCACGGCCATTTCGAAGAAACGGCCCTGGTGGCCGTAGAGAATCGCCTGGGCGACCTCCTGTTCCGCGAGCGGGTTTCACTGGACGGCTTTTACTTTTGTCCGCACCACCCGCAGGGACGCGTGACCGCATACGCGGTCGAGTGCCTGTGCCGCAAGCCCATGCCAGGCATGCTGATCCAGGCAGCACGCGAGCACGACATTGACTTGCAGGCGTCATGGATGCTGGGTGACATCCTGCACGATGTGGAAGCGGGCAACCGTGCGGGCTGCCGCACCATCCTCATCGACAGCGGCAACGAGACCGAATGGCGGCTCAGCCAGCACCGCGTGCCGACCCGGGTGGTGGCCGACATTTACGCCGCCGCGTGCATTGTGGCGGGCGCAGCAGGAGCATCCAGGTGA
- a CDS encoding SWIM zinc finger family protein, with protein sequence MSLTADQILALAPDASSAKAGSAQASRAKWSGLGGHAQALWGLCQGSGKEPYRAQIDLAGPAFKCTCPSRKFPCKHGLGLYLLYAADGAAFTETALPAWVSDWFKSREQRSEKKAAKETQHADLSPQELAAKVQSQQKRQEKRQGNVESGLAVLDIWLADLAREGLAGLRSKSARDWEAIAARLVDTQAPGLASRVRRVGMLIYGSSTSGWEPEVAGELGQLALLADAYRRLPQLPEALAHDVKTAIGWSMSHEEVLAQPGIHDSWDVWGNHTQDDGRIARRACYLRGRTTGRWAMLLQFAAGSQPLPPPLLPGTCQAGTFHFYPGAVPLRAVMGDDVQLAPAHALSLDPPALAACLQHHAQALALNPFLDSCPMLLAQVTPAIALQPEEQMTLHTQDGEIVPLATSFRKIWHLHAIAGGHPVTLFGLWNGNALLPLSVISAGRMHLLDVERAA encoded by the coding sequence ATGTCTCTCACCGCAGACCAGATTCTCGCCCTGGCGCCAGACGCCTCGTCGGCCAAGGCCGGCAGTGCCCAGGCCAGCCGCGCCAAATGGTCAGGCCTCGGCGGCCACGCGCAAGCGCTGTGGGGACTGTGCCAGGGGAGCGGCAAAGAACCCTACCGGGCGCAGATAGACCTGGCCGGTCCGGCATTCAAATGCACCTGCCCCAGCCGCAAGTTCCCCTGCAAGCACGGGCTTGGCCTTTACCTCTTGTATGCTGCGGACGGCGCTGCCTTCACGGAAACAGCACTCCCCGCCTGGGTGAGCGACTGGTTCAAGAGCCGCGAACAGCGCTCTGAGAAAAAAGCCGCCAAAGAAACGCAGCATGCCGACCTGTCGCCGCAAGAACTGGCCGCCAAGGTCCAGAGCCAGCAAAAGCGGCAAGAAAAGCGCCAGGGCAATGTCGAATCGGGCCTTGCCGTGCTCGATATCTGGCTGGCCGACCTGGCACGCGAAGGATTGGCAGGTCTGCGCAGCAAAAGCGCACGCGACTGGGAAGCCATCGCCGCGCGCCTGGTCGATACACAAGCGCCGGGCCTTGCTTCACGCGTGCGCCGCGTCGGCATGCTGATCTATGGTTCCAGCACCAGCGGCTGGGAGCCGGAAGTAGCCGGCGAACTCGGCCAACTAGCCTTGCTGGCCGATGCCTACCGCCGCCTGCCACAATTACCCGAGGCATTGGCGCACGACGTCAAGACCGCGATCGGCTGGTCCATGAGCCACGAGGAAGTGCTGGCCCAGCCCGGCATCCACGACAGCTGGGACGTGTGGGGCAACCACACCCAGGACGATGGGCGGATTGCACGCCGGGCGTGCTACCTGCGCGGGCGCACCACGGGCCGCTGGGCCATGCTGTTGCAGTTCGCGGCCGGCTCCCAGCCGCTGCCCCCGCCGCTTCTGCCGGGCACCTGTCAAGCCGGCACGTTCCATTTCTACCCGGGCGCGGTGCCGCTGCGCGCCGTGATGGGCGACGACGTACAGCTGGCACCAGCCCATGCGCTTTCGCTTGACCCGCCCGCTCTGGCCGCGTGCCTGCAGCACCATGCCCAGGCGCTTGCGCTCAACCCGTTTCTGGACAGCTGCCCCATGCTGCTGGCCCAGGTCACCCCGGCCATCGCGCTGCAACCGGAGGAACAGATGACCCTGCACACGCAAGACGGCGAGATCGTGCCGCTGGCGACCTCCTTTCGCAAGATCTGGCACTTGCATGCCATCGCCGGGGGCCATCCCGTCACGCTGTTCGGCCTGTGGAACGGCAACGCGCTGCTGCCACTGTCGGTCATCAGCGCCGGCCGCATGCACCTGCTTGACGTCGAGCGTGCCGCATGA
- a CDS encoding AAA family ATPase translates to MSTPHSNTVMRQQAEQQYAHELAALKDMDQRQRPPNWEMSPWAVATYLLGGKLDNGVEITPKYIGKRRIIEIAVATLATDRALLLLGVPGTAKSWVSEHLAAAISGNSTLVVQGTAGTAEETIRYGWNYAQLLAKGPSMDAIVASPVMRAMRTGKMARIEELTRIPSEVQDSFISLLSEKLLPIPELDQYVQAEKGFNVIATANDRDRGVNDLSSALKRRFNTVVLPLPDNADEEVQIVETRVASLGRALELPIEKPALQEIRRIVTIFRELRAGQTDDGKIKLKSPSASMSTAEAISVVTNGMSLAAHFGDGTLRGADMASSVVGAIVKDPVQDRLVMLEYLETVVKEREGWKDLYRACHAVL, encoded by the coding sequence ATGAGCACTCCCCACAGCAACACGGTCATGAGGCAGCAGGCCGAGCAGCAGTACGCCCATGAACTGGCCGCGCTGAAAGACATGGACCAGCGCCAGCGGCCGCCCAACTGGGAAATGTCGCCCTGGGCGGTGGCCACCTACCTGCTCGGCGGCAAGCTCGACAACGGCGTCGAGATCACGCCCAAGTACATCGGCAAGCGCCGCATCATCGAGATTGCCGTGGCCACCCTGGCCACCGACCGCGCCCTGCTGCTGCTGGGCGTGCCGGGGACGGCGAAATCATGGGTGTCCGAACACCTGGCCGCCGCCATCAGCGGCAATTCCACACTGGTGGTGCAAGGCACTGCCGGCACTGCGGAAGAAACCATCCGCTACGGCTGGAATTATGCCCAGCTGCTGGCCAAGGGCCCGAGCATGGACGCCATTGTCGCCAGCCCCGTCATGCGCGCCATGCGCACCGGGAAGATGGCCCGCATCGAAGAACTGACCCGCATCCCGTCGGAAGTGCAGGACAGCTTCATCAGCCTGCTGTCGGAAAAGCTGCTACCGATCCCGGAACTGGACCAGTACGTGCAGGCCGAGAAAGGCTTCAACGTCATCGCCACCGCCAATGACCGTGACCGCGGCGTCAACGACCTGTCGAGCGCCCTCAAGCGGCGCTTCAACACGGTGGTACTGCCCCTGCCCGACAACGCCGATGAAGAAGTCCAGATCGTGGAAACGCGCGTGGCCAGCCTGGGACGCGCGCTGGAACTGCCGATCGAAAAACCGGCACTGCAGGAGATTCGCCGCATCGTCACCATCTTCCGCGAACTGCGCGCCGGCCAGACCGACGACGGCAAGATCAAACTGAAGTCACCATCGGCCAGCATGAGCACGGCCGAAGCCATTTCGGTTGTCACCAACGGCATGTCGCTGGCGGCGCACTTCGGCGACGGCACCCTGCGCGGCGCCGACATGGCGTCGTCAGTGGTCGGCGCCATCGTCAAGGACCCGGTGCAGGACCGCCTGGTGATGCTCGAATATTTGGAGACCGTGGTCAAGGAACGCGAAGGCTGGAAAGACCTGTACCGCGCCTGCCACGCCGTCCTGTGA
- a CDS encoding HNH endonuclease: protein MTPQILALDIAGNPFDWISAQDAVHYYATNKVAWELGDREFLFRGGVSNAGVLSTLTVKPIIAISGSERMARILRQELPLGDDNSLLFARDRHTCAFCGNVFARQHLSRDHVLARKHGGKDTWTNCVTACKTCNQAKGSKFIHDFRPLLYVPYAPCRFEHFILSGRHVLADQHDYLSAKLPKHSRLLA, encoded by the coding sequence ATGACTCCGCAGATTCTCGCTCTCGATATTGCCGGCAATCCGTTTGACTGGATTTCGGCCCAGGACGCTGTCCACTACTACGCCACCAACAAGGTGGCGTGGGAGCTTGGCGACCGTGAATTCCTGTTCCGTGGTGGCGTCTCGAATGCCGGTGTGCTGTCGACGCTGACGGTCAAGCCCATCATTGCCATCTCGGGCAGTGAGCGCATGGCGCGCATTTTGCGGCAGGAGTTGCCACTGGGCGATGACAACAGCTTATTGTTTGCCCGTGACCGTCATACCTGCGCATTCTGCGGCAACGTGTTCGCACGGCAGCATTTATCGCGTGATCATGTGCTCGCACGCAAGCATGGGGGAAAGGATACCTGGACCAATTGCGTGACCGCCTGCAAGACATGTAATCAGGCCAAGGGATCGAAATTCATCCACGATTTCAGGCCGCTGCTGTACGTGCCATACGCGCCATGTCGCTTCGAACATTTCATCCTCAGCGGCCGCCATGTGCTTGCAGATCAGCACGATTACCTGTCGGCCAAGCTTCCCAAGCATTCGCGTTTGCTGGCGTGA
- a CDS encoding glycosyltransferase family 9 protein yields MNAPDWQQARHVLAVRLDSLGDVLMCTPALRAIKEASPKRSLTLLTSAGGAAGADFVPDIDAVLRYEAPWMKPPCAGLPHDLRIIEAMRAERFDAAVIFTSYSQSPLPAAMLCRLAGIPLCLAHCRENAYHLISHRVPDAEPDQMVRHEVQRQLDLVASVGWQTHDSSLSFMVPRAAMVQAQALLASHGILPHMGYVLLHPGASAPSRRYPPHLWVELVNGLYERLQCPILLSGDAAERALVSAIAAQCRAGVIVLAGELNLGQLGAVIGMARVMVANNTGPAHMAAALGTPIVSLYALTNPQHTPWQVPSRVLFHDVHCRLCHKSVCPEGHQDCLAKVAPVRVIAAVEELLAQPLPAR; encoded by the coding sequence GTGAATGCCCCCGACTGGCAACAGGCGCGCCACGTGCTGGCGGTGCGGCTCGACTCGCTCGGCGACGTATTGATGTGCACGCCTGCCCTGCGGGCCATCAAGGAAGCCAGCCCGAAGCGCTCGCTCACGCTCCTGACTTCCGCTGGCGGCGCTGCCGGTGCCGACTTCGTCCCCGACATTGACGCCGTGCTGCGCTACGAAGCGCCCTGGATGAAGCCACCTTGCGCAGGGCTGCCGCACGATCTGCGCATCATCGAAGCAATGCGGGCCGAACGTTTTGATGCTGCCGTGATCTTTACTTCCTACAGCCAGAGTCCCTTGCCGGCAGCCATGCTGTGCCGCCTCGCCGGCATTCCCCTGTGCCTGGCACATTGCCGCGAAAACGCCTACCACCTCATCTCCCACCGCGTTCCGGATGCCGAGCCTGACCAGATGGTGCGCCACGAGGTCCAGCGCCAGCTCGACCTGGTGGCCAGCGTGGGCTGGCAAACGCATGACAGCAGCCTGTCCTTCATGGTGCCCCGTGCCGCCATGGTGCAGGCACAGGCGCTCCTGGCCAGCCATGGCATCTTGCCGCATATGGGGTACGTGCTGCTGCACCCGGGCGCCAGCGCACCATCCCGCCGCTACCCGCCCCATCTGTGGGTGGAACTGGTCAATGGCTTGTATGAACGCCTGCAGTGCCCCATTCTGCTCAGCGGCGACGCTGCCGAACGCGCGCTGGTCAGTGCGATTGCGGCCCAGTGCCGCGCTGGTGTCATCGTCCTGGCCGGCGAACTGAACCTTGGACAGCTGGGCGCGGTCATCGGCATGGCGCGGGTCATGGTGGCCAATAACACGGGGCCGGCCCATATGGCGGCCGCACTCGGCACGCCCATCGTCAGCCTGTATGCCCTCACCAATCCCCAGCACACACCGTGGCAGGTACCCAGCCGCGTCCTGTTCCATGACGTGCATTGCCGCCTTTGCCACAAAAGCGTGTGTCCGGAAGGGCACCAGGACTGCCTGGCAAAGGTCGCGCCCGTGCGCGTGATTGCGGCAGTGGAAGAACTGCTGGCCCAGCCGCTGCCTGCGCGATAA